The Rhodocytophaga rosea genome has a segment encoding these proteins:
- a CDS encoding vWA domain-containing protein has product MRRLPVYLLLDTSGSMTGEPIEAVKNGVQVMISSLRQNPQAIETAFISIITFDSAAKQVVPLTDLASFQMVDIKASGTTSLGEALRLVSTCIDNEVTKTTAEQKGDWKPLVFIMTDGIPTDDWQSGLDEFKKRKTAYTVACAAGGSADANLLKQITENVVSLDTADSQSIAKFFTWVSASIGVTSTKVEDAGTEVTGLSELPPPPSELNIVT; this is encoded by the coding sequence ATGAGAAGACTACCAGTCTATTTATTACTCGATACTTCCGGTTCTATGACCGGCGAACCGATTGAAGCGGTTAAAAATGGCGTTCAGGTTATGATCAGTTCCTTGCGGCAGAATCCACAGGCCATCGAAACGGCATTTATCAGCATTATTACTTTCGATAGTGCCGCCAAACAAGTGGTGCCCTTAACAGACCTGGCATCCTTTCAGATGGTAGATATTAAAGCGAGCGGCACAACCAGTCTGGGAGAAGCTTTGCGGCTGGTATCCACCTGTATCGACAATGAAGTGACCAAAACAACAGCCGAACAAAAAGGCGACTGGAAACCGCTGGTATTTATTATGACAGATGGTATTCCCACCGATGACTGGCAAAGCGGCCTGGATGAGTTTAAAAAGCGCAAAACAGCCTATACCGTTGCCTGTGCGGCTGGTGGCTCTGCTGACGCTAATCTTTTAAAGCAGATTACGGAAAATGTGGTCAGCCTGGATACAGCCGATAGTCAGAGCATCGCTAAGTTTTTTACCTGGGTTTCTGCTTCTATTGGCGTTACGTCTACCAAAGTGGAGGATGCCGGCACAGAAGTGACCGGCTTAAGCGAACTGCCGCCGCCACCCTCAGAATTGAATATTGTAACATAG
- a CDS encoding PP2C family serine/threonine-protein phosphatase: protein MSEVKKLVTQLLKDHHMSVPHHRKELFDKFINDEKTIAAANNILEQQKELMATWKQKDRIAEIIGQPVRLLNATVGKSYEARIDFNKLGWKDITAFQLDGLEPVGLRYDDTTKQITGVPTKSGDIKFTFKFKVEGQPEESAFNEKPITLIINPDPKSLWKNLESDATDPYWKEDNITEFAPLGDRHVLVSSKRGRSHANVGSFREDDFAFSNLENGWSIVVVSDGAGSAKLSRKGSAMACQGVVAYFKEPESLESMKGFDELLQQHVNSKGDDTQKKLTRLVYTNLGKAAFRVHKQLESFAAKEGFTLKDLSSTLIFTLFKKYDTGYAFLSFGVGDCPMAVLNRDVSQVTLLNWLDVGEFGGGTRFITMPEIFRSDKFATRFGFKLLEDFSYLILMSDGIYDPKFAVEANLPNIKKWQEFLSDLQGKNEDGIQVDLSINNPDIKEQFSQWMDFWSPGNHDDRTLAIVF from the coding sequence ATGAGCGAGGTAAAAAAACTGGTAACGCAACTTTTAAAAGATCATCATATGTCTGTGCCTCATCACCGGAAGGAGTTGTTTGACAAATTTATAAATGACGAAAAAACCATTGCCGCCGCCAATAATATACTTGAACAGCAGAAAGAGCTTATGGCTACCTGGAAACAGAAAGACAGAATTGCAGAAATTATCGGGCAACCGGTTCGCCTGTTAAATGCAACGGTAGGTAAATCCTATGAGGCCAGAATAGATTTCAATAAACTGGGCTGGAAAGATATTACTGCTTTTCAATTGGATGGCCTGGAACCTGTAGGATTAAGATACGATGATACAACCAAACAGATTACTGGTGTACCAACCAAGAGCGGCGATATAAAATTTACGTTTAAATTTAAAGTAGAAGGCCAGCCGGAAGAATCTGCTTTTAATGAGAAGCCAATCACACTCATCATTAACCCAGACCCAAAAAGTTTGTGGAAAAACCTGGAAAGTGATGCAACCGATCCCTATTGGAAAGAAGATAATATAACCGAGTTTGCTCCCTTGGGCGACCGGCATGTTCTGGTTTCCTCCAAAAGAGGGCGTTCTCATGCTAATGTGGGTTCGTTTCGGGAAGATGATTTTGCTTTCTCTAACCTGGAAAATGGCTGGAGTATAGTGGTAGTATCGGATGGAGCCGGAAGTGCCAAACTTTCCCGGAAAGGTTCTGCGATGGCTTGCCAGGGTGTGGTGGCGTATTTTAAAGAACCTGAATCGCTTGAAAGTATGAAGGGGTTTGATGAACTGCTGCAGCAACATGTGAACAGCAAAGGCGATGACACCCAAAAGAAACTCACCCGTTTGGTCTATACTAACCTGGGTAAAGCGGCTTTCAGGGTTCACAAGCAACTGGAATCCTTTGCTGCCAAAGAAGGATTTACGCTAAAAGATTTAAGCAGCACGCTGATTTTTACCCTATTTAAGAAGTATGATACCGGGTATGCCTTTCTTTCCTTTGGGGTAGGCGATTGTCCGATGGCCGTGTTGAATAGGGATGTTTCGCAGGTTACTTTACTCAACTGGCTGGATGTAGGAGAATTTGGCGGAGGAACCAGGTTTATTACCATGCCCGAAATTTTCCGGAGTGATAAGTTTGCCACCAGATTTGGCTTTAAACTGCTGGAGGATTTTTCATATCTGATTCTCATGTCGGATGGTATTTACGATCCCAAGTTTGCTGTGGAGGCCAATCTGCCAAATATTAAAAAATGGCAGGAATTTCTCTCTGATCTTCAGGGAAAAAATGAGGATGGCATCCAAGTAGACCTAAGTATAAACAACCCGGATATTAAGGAGCAGTTTTCGCAGTGGATGGATTTCTGGAGTCCTGGCAACCATGATGACCGGACACTGGCCATCGTTTTTTAA
- a CDS encoding helix-hairpin-helix domain-containing protein — protein sequence MIKSVSSIITPGKTYQYVDNGEPMRGGMKDVYFGPDKSYVVAFYREKQDFNSRERLKKLVTTYYDSFFNREGGDYFKELYCWPTDMVEENGKVGLIVPAYNKNFFFKKGYATSEGIKGKEKQGLWFASAKFRNKQFALRLDESELGNWLSYFQICVKIARGVKRLHAAGLAHSDLSYKNVLVDPVSRSATIIDIDGLVVPGLYPPDVIGTADFIAPEVLATKHLPLRDPNRKHANRTTDLHALPVMIYLYLLYRHPLKGGKVHSMDTEEDDLLSMGEKALFIEHPTDTSNRPKLDQVSKWALPWADVTKLPYTITGPYLKALFDGAFIAGLHNPNLRPNADQWEQALLKTTDLMQPCSNTNCEQKWFVFDNTTSPKCPFCGTPVKGTLPVLDLYYQFKPTVWKPENHRLMVYNNQYLFQWYVNRNIVRNEKLTDEQKVPVGYFAFHQSKWVFVNQKLTSLKDLTENKDVPVNTMVDITDGKRLLLSNEEGGRVVIVTMANK from the coding sequence ATGATAAAGTCAGTAAGCTCCATAATTACTCCTGGTAAAACCTATCAGTATGTCGACAATGGGGAACCGATGCGGGGTGGTATGAAAGATGTGTATTTTGGGCCAGATAAGTCGTATGTAGTGGCCTTTTACCGGGAGAAACAGGATTTCAATTCCAGGGAACGGTTGAAGAAACTAGTCACAACTTACTATGACAGCTTTTTTAACCGGGAGGGCGGCGATTATTTTAAAGAGCTGTATTGCTGGCCTACCGATATGGTAGAGGAAAATGGAAAAGTAGGGTTGATTGTGCCAGCGTATAACAAAAATTTTTTCTTCAAAAAAGGCTATGCCACCAGTGAGGGCATTAAAGGAAAAGAAAAACAAGGATTGTGGTTTGCTTCAGCCAAATTCCGTAATAAACAGTTTGCCCTGCGGCTGGATGAAAGTGAACTCGGAAACTGGCTCAGCTATTTTCAGATCTGTGTAAAAATAGCCCGGGGCGTAAAACGCTTACATGCCGCTGGCTTGGCTCATTCCGATCTTTCCTACAAAAATGTACTCGTTGACCCCGTTAGCCGCTCTGCCACCATTATTGATATTGACGGACTGGTGGTACCTGGTTTGTATCCGCCGGATGTAATTGGTACGGCCGACTTTATTGCGCCCGAAGTGTTAGCTACCAAACACTTACCTTTAAGAGATCCAAACCGCAAACATGCCAACCGCACCACCGACCTGCATGCCTTGCCAGTTATGATCTACCTATATCTGTTATACCGGCATCCGTTGAAAGGTGGAAAAGTGCATTCGATGGATACAGAGGAGGACGATTTACTATCAATGGGGGAGAAGGCACTCTTTATCGAACATCCGACCGATACGTCCAACCGGCCAAAACTGGATCAAGTTTCCAAATGGGCATTGCCCTGGGCAGATGTGACTAAACTACCATACACTATTACCGGTCCTTATCTGAAAGCATTGTTTGACGGGGCGTTTATTGCTGGCTTACATAATCCGAATCTGAGGCCCAATGCAGACCAGTGGGAACAGGCATTACTGAAAACAACCGATCTGATGCAGCCTTGCAGCAATACCAACTGCGAACAGAAATGGTTTGTGTTTGATAATACCACTTCTCCCAAATGTCCGTTTTGCGGCACACCTGTAAAAGGCACCTTGCCGGTACTGGATTTATATTATCAGTTCAAGCCAACCGTTTGGAAGCCGGAAAATCACCGGCTGATGGTATACAATAACCAGTATTTGTTTCAATGGTATGTAAACCGGAATATAGTACGGAATGAAAAGCTTACTGACGAGCAGAAAGTACCGGTTGGCTATTTTGCTTTTCACCAGAGCAAATGGGTATTCGTGAATCAGAAGCTCACTTCGCTAAAAGACCTGACGGAAAATAAGGATGTGCCGGTGAATACGATGGTAGACATTACGGATGGCAAACGCCTGTTATTATCTAATGAAGAAGGAGGAAGGGTGGTAATTGTGACCATGGCAAATAAATAG
- a CDS encoding acetate and sugar kinases/Hsc70/actin family protein, whose protein sequence is MRLKPAGIIIVLLIIGVLGYFALAPRFSGLKGENTTDTAPTTEVPENATPPNNPASPDKSTADNTKTGPATSSTDADAEVREFNYTPEKPENGAMRGVVEVGATGFNSFVINMDNQKRWEIVSKDFGQSLAYEGLATTEDIRAGLKKYLAMMFDKGVHKTDMHFVISSGAQKEPKTATISNELKKMGYVVNNVNPEQEAKYGFNATVPPSFADNSFMVDIGSGNTKVSWEENGSLKSIELPGAKYYEKGTSDTEVYNQVKSQMNKVPESKRNVGFIIGGVPFTLANQHRKGEERYTVLKAPGAYTAADKKMGSGLNIYKAIVDATNTDTFVFDWDANFTIGFLLNLKKQPSAAAL, encoded by the coding sequence ATGAGACTCAAACCTGCAGGTATTATAATTGTTTTGCTGATCATAGGCGTGCTAGGATATTTTGCGCTTGCACCCAGGTTTTCTGGCTTGAAAGGAGAGAATACAACTGATACGGCTCCTACTACCGAAGTTCCTGAAAATGCGACTCCTCCCAATAACCCAGCCAGCCCCGATAAATCTACTGCTGACAATACTAAAACTGGTCCGGCAACTAGCTCCACTGATGCAGATGCGGAGGTACGCGAATTTAATTATACACCCGAAAAGCCGGAGAATGGAGCAATGCGTGGAGTAGTAGAAGTGGGAGCTACTGGTTTCAACTCTTTCGTGATCAATATGGACAATCAGAAGCGCTGGGAAATTGTATCGAAAGATTTTGGTCAATCACTGGCCTACGAAGGTCTGGCTACCACCGAAGACATCCGGGCTGGTCTGAAAAAATACCTGGCCATGATGTTTGACAAAGGCGTACATAAAACCGATATGCACTTTGTCATTTCTTCTGGTGCACAAAAAGAACCTAAAACTGCCACTATTAGTAATGAATTGAAGAAAATGGGGTATGTGGTAAATAATGTAAATCCGGAACAGGAAGCTAAGTATGGATTTAACGCCACGGTACCGCCATCTTTTGCCGATAACTCTTTTATGGTAGACATTGGTTCTGGAAATACGAAAGTGTCCTGGGAAGAAAATGGCAGTTTAAAATCTATAGAACTACCGGGTGCCAAATATTATGAAAAAGGAACGTCTGATACAGAGGTGTATAACCAGGTGAAAAGCCAGATGAACAAAGTACCAGAAAGCAAACGCAATGTAGGTTTTATTATCGGGGGAGTACCGTTTACCTTAGCGAATCAGCACCGCAAAGGAGAAGAACGGTATACCGTATTAAAAGCACCAGGAGCCTATACAGCCGCTGATAAAAAAATGGGCTCAGGTTTAAATATCTACAAAGCCATTGTAGACGCTACCAATACCGATACTTTCGTATTCGACTGGGATGCCAACTTTACTATTGGTTTCTTACTAAATCTGAAAAAACAACCTTCTGCCGCCGCCTTATGA
- a CDS encoding YybH family protein, whose translation MDTEKASIRDIINNRVKGVKAKDIDMATQDYSNDVILFDIIDPLEHHGKNAVKKRLQEWLSTLAEIKNFEIRNIGIHVSETIAYCTSMNHIDAVNTNGNKLNMWWRETTCYAKLNGKWKITHAHSSVPFNPDNGQASIGLKPEQIQ comes from the coding sequence ATGGATACTGAAAAAGCCAGCATTCGGGATATTATCAACAACCGGGTGAAGGGTGTTAAAGCTAAAGACATTGATATGGCTACCCAGGATTACAGTAATGATGTGATACTCTTTGACATTATTGATCCATTGGAACATCATGGGAAAAATGCCGTGAAAAAACGTTTACAAGAATGGCTCTCTACATTGGCTGAAATTAAAAATTTTGAGATCAGAAATATTGGGATTCATGTCTCCGAAACTATCGCCTATTGTACCAGTATGAATCATATTGATGCTGTCAATACTAATGGGAACAAACTCAATATGTGGTGGAGGGAAACAACCTGTTATGCGAAGTTGAACGGCAAATGGAAGATCACTCATGCACATAGTTCCGTACCGTTTAATCCGGATAATGGACAAGCTTCTATTGGGCTCAAACCTGAGCAGATCCAATAA
- a CDS encoding c-type cytochrome domain-containing protein, with amino-acid sequence MQHIHPWFHSLKKSIIQYRFLFLVLAVAGLFLPLLPPSKATAPGIIYFFGRFHPLLVHFPVVLIGIALVFELARKFRLWTISSSTIGILLGISFVSSLVSVGLGFMLYYTGEYIGTTMDQHMWGGVLLTSFSAIALYLFLSYSHSTSKVSYAYYLSSLVLANFILVFTSHQGGSLTHGSEYLTEYMPTLIKTKDNWQPKPVEQMLVYEDMLKPVLDRKCMSCHNENKAKGDLIMTSYQEMLKGGKSEHPTLKPGSAADSELYKRLMLPEDDDDRMPPKGKISLTKEEITLLSWWIDKGADTTLKVQEASKDVKVASFLTTYLAEIEAQQQARVLQQQGLEKLIQTVSQKDDKYVLRIDPYEEKAITLSMPFPPSAFEDNDLPTLQPLFGSITKASFIASNITDDALYHIGQMANLQELYLQQTQIKGTGLVHLSTLQNLKILDLSSTAINDGQILHILQFPALEDVYVNETSVSKEVVEAIGQYKPELKIHMERGKLF; translated from the coding sequence ATGCAACACATACATCCCTGGTTTCACTCCTTAAAAAAATCAATTATACAGTACCGCTTTCTGTTTTTAGTACTTGCTGTTGCTGGTCTCTTTTTGCCATTACTTCCCCCTTCTAAAGCTACGGCTCCTGGTATTATCTATTTCTTTGGCCGCTTTCATCCGCTACTGGTTCATTTTCCGGTAGTATTGATAGGGATAGCTTTAGTTTTTGAGTTAGCCAGAAAATTTCGTTTGTGGACTATTTCTTCTTCTACTATTGGGATACTACTGGGAATAAGTTTTGTAAGCAGCCTGGTTTCGGTAGGGTTGGGATTTATGCTGTATTATACAGGCGAGTATATAGGTACTACCATGGATCAGCATATGTGGGGAGGTGTATTATTAACTTCTTTTTCAGCCATAGCCCTGTACTTGTTTTTGAGCTATTCACACTCCACTTCTAAAGTAAGCTATGCCTATTATCTCTCTTCGCTTGTTCTGGCCAATTTTATACTTGTATTTACCAGTCATCAGGGAGGATCTTTAACACATGGGAGTGAATATTTAACTGAATACATGCCCACTTTGATCAAAACAAAAGACAACTGGCAACCCAAGCCTGTCGAGCAAATGCTGGTGTACGAAGACATGCTTAAGCCGGTTCTGGATAGAAAATGCATGAGCTGTCACAATGAAAACAAAGCCAAAGGCGACCTGATCATGACTTCCTACCAGGAGATGCTGAAAGGTGGAAAAAGCGAACATCCGACGCTGAAACCAGGCTCGGCTGCGGATAGCGAACTCTACAAGCGGCTTATGCTGCCTGAAGATGATGATGACCGGATGCCGCCCAAAGGAAAAATTTCGCTCACCAAAGAGGAAATCACCCTACTATCCTGGTGGATAGACAAAGGAGCGGATACTACCTTAAAAGTACAGGAAGCCTCCAAAGATGTAAAGGTTGCCTCTTTCCTAACAACTTACCTGGCAGAAATTGAAGCACAGCAGCAAGCCAGAGTTTTGCAGCAACAGGGGCTGGAAAAACTCATACAAACCGTTTCTCAAAAGGATGATAAATATGTACTCCGGATTGATCCCTATGAAGAAAAAGCCATTACGCTTTCTATGCCTTTTCCGCCTTCGGCTTTCGAAGATAATGATTTACCTACCCTTCAACCACTGTTTGGGAGCATTACCAAAGCCTCTTTTATAGCCAGTAATATTACCGATGATGCCCTCTATCATATTGGCCAGATGGCGAATCTACAGGAGTTATACTTGCAGCAAACGCAGATTAAGGGGACAGGACTGGTGCATCTTTCAACTTTACAAAACTTGAAAATTTTAGACCTATCTTCCACAGCAATCAATGATGGACAGATTCTGCATATTTTACAGTTCCCAGCCCTGGAAGATGTATATGTCAATGAAACATCTGTTTCCAAGGAAGTAGTAGAAGCCATAGGACAATATAAACCAGAATTAAAAATTCATATGGAACGGGGGAAACTGTTCTGA
- a CDS encoding FEKKY domain-containing protein: MKKKISYCLLGVLLFAGLYVWLRVSFGLFTPYNSWTARQDLKKGKVQYIAIGLPVMPQVRNQVAQQYEFEYNYVGCVVTTELLNGSEYYNQEVKAYLEKKYGEGMWENIKRKCDSLIAANAIDK, encoded by the coding sequence TTGAAAAAGAAGATTTCTTACTGCCTGTTAGGAGTTTTGCTATTTGCTGGACTTTATGTTTGGCTTCGTGTTTCATTTGGATTATTTACTCCCTATAATAGTTGGACTGCTCGACAAGATCTTAAAAAAGGCAAAGTCCAATACATTGCCATTGGATTACCAGTTATGCCTCAAGTAAGGAATCAGGTAGCCCAACAGTATGAATTTGAATACAACTATGTAGGATGTGTAGTGACAACTGAATTACTAAATGGATCAGAGTATTATAACCAGGAAGTAAAAGCGTATCTGGAAAAGAAATATGGTGAAGGTATGTGGGAAAATATTAAAAGAAAATGTGATAGCCTCATTGCGGCAAATGCAATTGATAAGTAA